A single genomic interval of Microbacterium galbinum harbors:
- a CDS encoding alpha/beta fold hydrolase: protein MLLHAEITLPTHQAADSTREHDVGSIVLLHGLMGSTESWHDLVPLLAANGWRVVAIDLPGHGRSPRDPGLTVARAAASVVRTVQTHLRRPPAVALGHSYGGTVLAAAAPALESGLAVFVDAALGFAGGADHAALTAQYAADAASRTVEALRERPGYSVAAAQREARAAQLFDPATSASISCGANVDEQPPPGSIAVVADPSRFVSDDAASRWEEAGIDVRRIRGAAHTPWYGHLDEFVSALPEVFQPRAPGYPGQ, encoded by the coding sequence ATGCTTCTGCACGCCGAGATCACGCTGCCGACGCACCAGGCCGCTGACAGCACACGCGAGCACGATGTCGGGAGCATCGTCCTGCTGCACGGACTCATGGGATCGACCGAGAGCTGGCACGATCTCGTTCCGCTCCTCGCCGCGAACGGCTGGCGCGTCGTCGCGATCGACCTCCCGGGCCACGGCCGCTCGCCGCGCGACCCGGGTCTCACGGTCGCGCGCGCCGCGGCATCCGTCGTGCGCACCGTGCAGACGCACCTGCGTCGTCCACCCGCCGTGGCGCTCGGACACTCGTACGGTGGCACCGTACTCGCCGCTGCGGCTCCTGCGCTCGAGTCCGGTCTCGCCGTGTTCGTCGACGCCGCTCTCGGCTTCGCCGGGGGCGCCGACCACGCGGCCCTCACGGCGCAGTACGCTGCGGACGCCGCGTCGCGCACCGTCGAGGCGCTACGTGAGCGCCCCGGGTACTCGGTCGCCGCTGCGCAGCGGGAAGCACGCGCCGCCCAGCTCTTCGACCCCGCGACGTCGGCGTCGATCTCGTGCGGCGCGAACGTCGACGAGCAGCCGCCACCCGGATCGATCGCCGTCGTCGCCGACCCCAGCCGCTTCGTCTCCGATGATGCCGCGAGCCGATGGGAAGAGGCCGGCATCGATGTCCGCCGGATCCGCGGTGCCGCCCACACGCCCTGGTACGGCCACCTCGACGAGTTCGTCTCCGCGCTCCCCGAGGTCTTCCAGCCCCGCGCACCCGGTTACCCTGGACAGTGA
- a CDS encoding alpha/beta hydrolase-fold protein — MRFDLRRLLGIPTAIALTAGATLALAAATDTPASSSPPITYTAAASAESPDDFIRDVQTWTTTSAAGRDYKISVALPANYDENGDPHRVLYVTDANAEFGMAVETARLNAPGTMVVGIGYDDPGQGFAASGVRRTLDLTPTEITADVPTGGAPEFLDFLRSELVPQIESEFRADPADRALMGHSFGGLFATYALLHNDGLFHRFVIASPSIWWDDRTILDMEADYAETHDALDARVFLSVGELEETTSGFPMTSDMTSFAHTLAARAYDGLELGATIFDDETHLSVIGAAFSRGLRFIYAAPGTDIPGTSLPEQQDVAPQIVTQPSDAEIPEGATATFTATATGTPEPTVIWQTQLPDAGDWVTIPDAAAPTLSIDAVPASASGTRYRAVFTNAVGESATEPATLTVTVAPEVPASPSADDLTDDNRGPVTAPATVAQGAPFDLSLGTDLAGATVDVYLFSDPTHLGTLAASSAGIVQAIVPTDAALGAHRVAVYATDGALIGWVPVEIVAAPSGGATAPGDRLADTGADAGTIAPIALAASAAVLLGGGAALLARRRRSGIDPTP; from the coding sequence ATGAGATTCGACCTCCGCCGACTGCTCGGCATCCCGACCGCGATCGCACTCACGGCGGGCGCGACCCTGGCGCTCGCCGCCGCGACCGACACGCCCGCGTCGTCCTCCCCACCCATCACCTACACCGCCGCAGCCTCGGCCGAAAGCCCCGACGACTTCATCCGCGACGTCCAGACGTGGACGACCACCTCCGCCGCCGGCCGCGACTACAAGATCTCGGTCGCCCTCCCGGCGAACTACGACGAGAACGGCGATCCGCACCGCGTCCTTTACGTCACCGATGCGAACGCCGAGTTCGGGATGGCGGTCGAGACCGCCCGATTGAACGCGCCGGGCACGATGGTCGTCGGCATCGGGTACGACGACCCCGGCCAGGGCTTCGCGGCCTCCGGAGTGCGCCGCACCCTCGATCTCACCCCGACCGAGATCACGGCCGACGTGCCGACCGGCGGTGCTCCCGAGTTCCTCGACTTCCTGAGATCCGAACTCGTCCCGCAGATCGAGAGCGAGTTCCGCGCCGACCCCGCTGACCGCGCACTCATGGGCCATTCCTTCGGCGGTCTCTTCGCCACCTATGCGCTGCTCCACAACGACGGACTCTTCCACCGGTTCGTCATCGCGAGCCCCTCGATCTGGTGGGACGACCGCACGATCCTCGACATGGAGGCCGACTACGCCGAGACGCACGACGCGCTCGACGCGCGCGTCTTCCTCTCGGTCGGAGAGCTCGAGGAGACGACCTCCGGGTTCCCGATGACCAGCGACATGACGAGCTTCGCCCACACGCTCGCCGCCCGCGCTTACGACGGACTCGAACTGGGCGCCACGATCTTCGACGACGAGACCCACCTCTCGGTGATCGGAGCGGCGTTCAGCCGCGGCCTGCGGTTCATCTACGCAGCGCCTGGCACCGACATTCCGGGAACCTCCCTGCCGGAGCAGCAGGACGTCGCCCCGCAGATCGTCACGCAGCCGTCGGATGCCGAGATCCCCGAGGGCGCGACCGCGACCTTCACCGCCACAGCGACGGGAACCCCCGAACCCACGGTGATCTGGCAGACGCAGCTGCCGGATGCCGGTGACTGGGTGACGATCCCGGATGCCGCCGCCCCCACCCTCTCGATCGACGCCGTCCCGGCATCCGCCTCCGGCACCCGCTATCGCGCGGTCTTCACCAACGCCGTGGGCGAGTCCGCGACCGAGCCCGCCACGCTCACCGTGACGGTCGCCCCGGAGGTGCCCGCCTCCCCGTCGGCCGACGACCTCACCGACGACAACCGCGGCCCCGTCACCGCACCGGCCACCGTCGCGCAGGGGGCGCCCTTCGATCTCTCGCTCGGGACCGACCTCGCCGGCGCAACCGTCGACGTCTACCTCTTCTCCGACCCCACCCACCTCGGCACGCTCGCGGCCTCGTCTGCCGGCATCGTGCAGGCGATCGTTCCGACGGATGCCGCGCTCGGGGCGCACCGCGTCGCCGTCTACGCCACCGACGGCGCCCTCATCGGTTGGGTGCCGGTCGAGATCGTCGCGGCCCCGTCCGGCGGGGCGACCGCTCCGGGCGACCGCCTGGCCGACACGGGAGCGGACGCCGGGACCATCGCCCCGATCGCCCTCGCCGCGAGCGCCGCAGTGCTCCTCGGGGGAGGGGCCGCGCTGCTCGCCCGCCGGCGACGCAGCGGGATCGACCCGACACCGTGA
- a CDS encoding HNH endonuclease signature motif containing protein, with protein sequence MTELLDATNSQTAMIADLVGSVRAVEETIARLSAVRDGMLAVAARVAVDIARQAAHPDHGDMALRAVAAEIGAAVRASDRTIERRMDEASWAVERFAEVWAAQGAGRISAAHARVIVDAGAHLDDPADRARYAARAVEAAVVESPNRLRRVARRIAEQYQTRTVTERHRDARELRRVWVKDLDDGMAELGMLGPAVLVHGIHDRLTRMARTITVENGRARKAAKGTDTDLGSPTDTDRDSDTRTTDQLRADLLADIALTGAPTGHDTEAGLLGEIRARVEVTVPVFTLMDDDTGGHNGGSASGAPPAELDGRSPIDTRTARLLAGDATGWERVLTHPITGALLAVDRYRPSDQLTRHLRARDQRCRFPGCNIAARRCDIDHTHAASDGGETCATNLAHLCRRHHTLKHHSLWRVQHRRPREDDVGLHLEGGRADQTIRTTGDLVWTSPTGTTYIDRPPEQNTVRFTDSR encoded by the coding sequence ATGACGGAACTGCTCGACGCAACGAACTCCCAGACGGCGATGATCGCCGATCTGGTGGGCTCGGTGCGGGCGGTCGAGGAGACGATCGCTCGGCTGTCAGCCGTGCGCGACGGGATGCTCGCCGTCGCCGCTCGCGTCGCGGTCGACATCGCACGGCAGGCGGCGCATCCCGATCACGGCGACATGGCCCTGCGGGCGGTGGCGGCGGAGATCGGGGCGGCAGTGCGGGCGAGCGACCGTACGATCGAGCGGCGGATGGACGAGGCATCGTGGGCGGTCGAGCGATTCGCCGAGGTGTGGGCGGCGCAGGGCGCGGGGCGGATCAGCGCCGCCCACGCCCGGGTCATCGTCGACGCGGGCGCACATCTGGACGACCCGGCCGATCGAGCGCGGTATGCGGCGCGAGCGGTGGAGGCGGCGGTGGTCGAGTCGCCGAACAGGCTGCGGCGGGTGGCGCGGCGGATCGCGGAGCAGTACCAGACCCGCACCGTCACCGAGCGTCACCGCGACGCGCGGGAGTTGCGGCGGGTGTGGGTGAAGGACCTCGACGACGGGATGGCCGAACTCGGGATGCTCGGGCCCGCCGTCCTCGTCCACGGAATCCACGACCGGCTGACGCGCATGGCGCGGACGATCACCGTGGAGAACGGGCGGGCACGGAAGGCGGCGAAGGGGACCGACACGGACCTCGGCTCCCCCACCGACACGGACCGCGACTCCGACACCCGCACGACCGATCAGCTGCGCGCCGACCTGCTCGCCGACATCGCACTCACCGGCGCTCCGACCGGGCACGACACGGAGGCGGGACTGCTCGGCGAGATCCGCGCGCGGGTCGAGGTCACCGTCCCCGTCTTCACCCTCATGGACGACGACACCGGCGGCCACAACGGCGGTAGCGCCTCCGGCGCACCCCCGGCAGAGCTCGACGGCCGCTCCCCCATCGACACCCGCACCGCACGCCTCCTCGCAGGCGACGCGACCGGATGGGAACGGGTGCTCACACACCCGATCACCGGCGCACTCCTCGCCGTCGACCGCTACCGCCCGTCGGATCAGCTCACCCGACACCTCCGGGCTCGCGATCAACGCTGCCGCTTCCCCGGCTGCAACATCGCCGCACGACGATGCGACATCGACCACACCCACGCCGCGTCCGACGGCGGTGAGACCTGCGCCACCAACCTCGCGCACCTCTGCCGACGACACCACACGCTCAAACACCACTCGCTCTGGCGCGTCCAACACCGACGCCCCAGGGAGGACGACGTCGGGCTCCATCTCGAAGGCGGACGAGCAGATCAGACCATCAGAACCACCGGCGATCTCGTCTGGACCAGCCCGACCGGAACGACCTACATCGACCGCCCGCCCGAGCAGAACACGGTCAGGTTCACCGACAGCCGGTGA
- a CDS encoding glycoside hydrolase 5 family protein, whose product MTDNTPRSDAPRFDAPRFGANYTPSQDWMFQWMGIDADVVRADFEALAGLGLDHVRVFPLWPVLQPNRTLIRRKALDDIALVADIAAEFELDIAVDVIQGHMSGFDFVPAWLVNWHDGNMFTDEKAIQAQAALVAAVYDAVRDKPNLIGLTLGNELNQFQLPNPAAMPAESAQITHWLESLLGAPRDRDPRHLIAHSENDHLWYRDGHPFLPEHASRLGDVTTVHSWIFNGTAARYGGLSSPSVRHAEWMIELSKAFATDPQRKVWLQEVGAPSMNLADDEMPEFASRTVEAALTTEGLYGITWWCSHDVSRSLGDYKDLEYSLGLLDTENVVKPLGRRFAELVAQARADAAGAGDSPVMPRTVGVVIDVDADDLPLSRTDLAPGGRVFERWHELREQGEPVTVVTSRTAQDAAALAARGIDTVVEVAQRA is encoded by the coding sequence GTGACTGACAACACTCCGCGCTCCGATGCTCCGCGTTTCGATGCACCGCGTTTCGGGGCGAACTACACGCCCTCCCAGGACTGGATGTTCCAGTGGATGGGGATCGACGCCGATGTCGTGCGCGCGGACTTCGAGGCGCTCGCCGGGCTGGGGCTCGATCATGTGCGGGTGTTCCCGCTGTGGCCCGTGCTGCAGCCGAACCGGACGCTCATCCGCCGCAAGGCGCTCGACGACATCGCTCTCGTGGCCGACATCGCGGCCGAGTTCGAGCTCGACATCGCTGTCGACGTCATCCAGGGCCACATGTCGGGCTTCGACTTCGTGCCGGCGTGGCTGGTCAACTGGCACGACGGCAACATGTTCACCGACGAGAAGGCGATCCAGGCGCAGGCGGCGCTCGTCGCCGCGGTCTACGATGCAGTGCGCGACAAGCCGAACCTCATCGGTCTGACGCTCGGCAACGAGCTCAATCAGTTCCAGCTGCCCAACCCCGCCGCGATGCCCGCCGAGAGCGCGCAGATCACGCACTGGCTCGAGAGCCTGCTGGGGGCGCCGCGCGATCGTGATCCGCGCCACCTCATCGCGCACAGCGAGAACGACCACCTCTGGTACCGCGACGGGCATCCGTTCCTGCCCGAGCACGCGTCCCGTCTCGGTGATGTCACGACGGTGCATTCGTGGATCTTCAACGGCACCGCGGCGCGCTACGGCGGCCTCTCGTCGCCGTCGGTTCGCCACGCCGAGTGGATGATCGAGCTCTCGAAGGCGTTCGCGACCGATCCGCAGCGCAAGGTGTGGCTGCAGGAGGTGGGTGCACCGTCGATGAATCTCGCCGACGACGAGATGCCCGAGTTCGCCTCGCGCACGGTCGAGGCGGCGCTGACCACCGAGGGCCTCTACGGCATCACGTGGTGGTGCTCGCATGACGTGTCGCGCTCGCTCGGGGACTACAAGGATCTCGAGTACTCGCTCGGACTGCTCGACACCGAGAACGTCGTCAAGCCGCTGGGTCGGCGGTTCGCGGAGCTGGTCGCTCAGGCGCGGGCGGATGCTGCGGGTGCCGGTGACTCTCCGGTCATGCCGCGCACCGTGGGCGTCGTGATCGACGTGGATGCCGATGACCTTCCGCTCTCGCGCACCGACCTCGCCCCCGGCGGGCGGGTGTTCGAGCGCTGGCACGAGCTGCGGGAGCAGGGCGAGCCCGTGACCGTTGTCACCTCGCGTACCGCTCAGGATGCCGCCGCCCTCGCCGCCCGCGGAATCGACACCGTCGTCGAGGTCGCGCAGCGCGCCTGA
- a CDS encoding LacI family DNA-binding transcriptional regulator gives MSEKVTNEKKPARATIAAVAARAGVSPSAVSHVFNGRPNVSAATAARIRQAADELHWRPNYASRKVSGQGGRSLGLVIARSGDTFERDPFFMRLIAGLTEPLAEIGWSLSLTLVRADDEERVYREWWSEQRVDAFLLVDLRDDDPRIGFVRELGAPAVLLGAPVDDAVPAVTVHDDAAYEEVLEHLHGLGHRAVARVSDSPGLVHARDRDRRFVDAAEKRGMTSLVLRWERAASDPVADLLARAEATTALLVDSEALAAEIVAHAPEIGVRVPEQLSVIAWEDSWVSSLVRPRLTALDAPVEESARTAVALLAQLVSGEDVVSQSVSARRLIVRESSGPAPTDA, from the coding sequence GTGAGCGAGAAGGTGACGAACGAGAAGAAGCCCGCCCGCGCGACGATCGCAGCGGTCGCCGCGCGCGCCGGGGTGTCGCCCTCCGCCGTGTCGCACGTGTTCAACGGCCGGCCCAACGTGTCTGCGGCGACGGCCGCGCGCATCCGTCAGGCGGCCGACGAGTTGCACTGGCGTCCGAACTACGCGAGCCGCAAGGTCAGCGGTCAGGGTGGACGCAGCCTCGGCCTCGTGATCGCCCGCTCGGGCGACACGTTCGAGCGCGATCCCTTCTTCATGCGGCTGATCGCGGGCCTGACCGAACCGCTCGCCGAGATCGGATGGTCGCTCTCGCTCACCCTCGTGCGCGCCGACGACGAGGAGCGCGTGTACCGCGAGTGGTGGAGCGAGCAGCGAGTGGATGCGTTCCTGCTCGTCGACCTCCGCGACGACGACCCCCGCATCGGCTTCGTTCGCGAGCTCGGCGCACCCGCCGTGCTGCTCGGAGCGCCGGTCGACGACGCCGTGCCGGCCGTGACCGTGCACGATGATGCCGCGTACGAGGAGGTGCTCGAGCACCTTCACGGTCTCGGCCACCGCGCCGTCGCGCGCGTGAGCGATTCGCCCGGTCTCGTGCACGCCCGCGATCGTGATCGTCGATTCGTGGATGCCGCAGAGAAGCGCGGCATGACCTCGCTCGTGCTGCGCTGGGAGCGCGCGGCATCCGATCCGGTGGCCGATCTGCTGGCGCGCGCCGAAGCGACGACGGCCCTGCTCGTCGACAGCGAGGCCCTCGCGGCCGAGATCGTCGCGCATGCGCCCGAGATCGGTGTGCGCGTGCCCGAGCAGCTGTCGGTGATCGCGTGGGAGGACTCCTGGGTCTCGAGCCTGGTGCGCCCGCGGCTCACCGCGCTCGACGCCCCGGTCGAGGAGAGCGCTCGCACCGCCGTGGCGCTGCTCGCACAGCTCGTGAGCGGCGAGGACGTCGTGTCGCAGAGCGTGTCGGCGCGGCGCCTGATCGTGCGCGAATCGAGCGGCCCCGCGCCGACGGATGCATGA
- a CDS encoding ABC transporter substrate-binding protein gives MTEGISRRTFLGAVIGGGVMIPLLTGCGPLMPTSSAAGSISVHTQLSGAVSGAQVFSDVVAAYSRANDRPVALLKNGSDLPIVFETSSLAGKEADIAMVNLQGRTLSWTRLGATIPVQDLLDEWGLRDKIIPEALEEWTDAEGNLRAFPFTRTNWPVSFNTGLLDEAGVGMPTNSDELIAVADALRSKGIGPVTVGGSDWSGQKMFLQILQGFLTRDEAKKAFSSGKLSEFPGAVAGVEHFVELRDAGVFVDNVQGYTSDSELTQFNTRKAAIVPAMSSALALVPAERAAEVTVGGWPAPSRGGVVAHPTVIQSFNGHGIWISANGAEKLDLLKPFIQNLYTPEVTSEFILGSGRDMSRITDVVSRDFPLVAQASQLTTDQVTPVMLPDLLIPDAVFEPMIRATAMAYGRASADQIIDTFEKAYAAA, from the coding sequence ATGACCGAAGGCATCAGCAGGCGCACCTTTCTCGGGGCGGTGATCGGAGGGGGCGTGATGATCCCCCTGCTCACCGGGTGCGGCCCCCTCATGCCGACGTCCAGCGCGGCCGGCTCGATCTCCGTGCACACCCAGCTCAGCGGCGCCGTCTCGGGCGCCCAGGTGTTCTCGGACGTCGTCGCCGCCTACTCGCGGGCGAACGATCGGCCCGTCGCCCTCCTCAAGAACGGCTCCGACCTGCCGATCGTCTTCGAGACCAGCTCGCTGGCCGGCAAGGAGGCCGACATCGCGATGGTCAACCTGCAGGGACGCACGCTCTCGTGGACCCGCCTCGGTGCCACCATCCCGGTGCAGGATCTGCTCGACGAGTGGGGCCTGCGCGACAAGATCATCCCTGAGGCGCTCGAGGAATGGACGGATGCCGAGGGCAACCTGCGGGCCTTCCCGTTCACTCGCACCAACTGGCCGGTCTCCTTCAACACGGGGCTCCTCGACGAGGCCGGCGTCGGCATGCCGACGAACTCGGACGAGCTGATCGCCGTGGCCGACGCGCTGCGCTCGAAGGGCATCGGCCCGGTGACCGTCGGGGGCTCCGACTGGAGCGGCCAGAAGATGTTCCTGCAGATCCTGCAGGGCTTCCTCACCCGCGACGAGGCGAAGAAGGCGTTCTCCTCCGGCAAGCTCTCGGAGTTCCCGGGCGCCGTGGCCGGCGTCGAGCACTTCGTCGAGCTGCGCGACGCGGGCGTGTTCGTCGACAACGTGCAGGGCTACACGTCCGACTCCGAACTCACCCAGTTCAACACCCGCAAAGCGGCGATCGTCCCGGCGATGTCGTCGGCGCTCGCCCTCGTGCCCGCCGAACGCGCGGCCGAGGTCACGGTCGGCGGCTGGCCCGCCCCGTCGCGCGGCGGCGTCGTCGCCCATCCCACCGTGATCCAGAGCTTCAACGGCCACGGCATCTGGATCAGCGCGAACGGCGCCGAGAAGCTCGACCTGCTGAAGCCTTTCATCCAGAACCTCTACACGCCCGAGGTCACGAGCGAGTTCATCCTCGGTTCCGGCCGCGACATGAGCCGGATCACCGATGTGGTCAGCCGCGACTTCCCCCTCGTCGCACAGGCCTCCCAGCTCACGACCGATCAGGTCACCCCGGTGATGCTGCCCGACCTGCTCATCCCCGACGCCGTCTTCGAGCCGATGATCCGCGCGACCGCGATGGCCTACGGCCGCGCCTCCGCCGACCAGATCATCGACACGTTCGAGAAGGCCTACGCCGCGGCCTGA
- a CDS encoding carbohydrate ABC transporter permease, producing the protein MTALAPAPTTEQLVTALPPNRRPRRSSLRERFPGLALPALIWYAVFMIGPVVAIFVISFLRWPGMLETPTFAGWDNFRAVFADATFWAALGNSAIQIVVGLPIMIILAFLLAFYVVQKPRGHRVLRYLLFIPALISAPATAMVFYAMLNPDGLINGILAPLGLGGNAWLADPSTALGAIIAVELWSGIGYSAVLIAARLDGVDTEIVQAARVDGAGDWRVAWRMYWPIAQDFIGVVTMLQFLSLLFNSAQTVLLLTQGGPGTSTMTLSYLIYSKAFVETNLGYSQAVGVILFILGLLGMWLIRRTLRATH; encoded by the coding sequence ATGACCGCGCTCGCCCCCGCCCCCACGACCGAACAGCTCGTCACCGCCCTGCCCCCGAACCGACGCCCCCGTCGCTCGTCGTTGCGCGAGCGGTTCCCCGGCCTCGCCCTGCCGGCGCTCATCTGGTACGCCGTGTTCATGATCGGCCCCGTGGTCGCGATCTTCGTGATCTCGTTCCTGCGCTGGCCCGGCATGCTCGAGACACCGACCTTCGCGGGCTGGGACAACTTCCGCGCGGTGTTCGCCGATGCGACCTTCTGGGCCGCGCTCGGCAACTCCGCCATCCAGATCGTCGTCGGCCTGCCGATCATGATCATCCTCGCGTTCCTGCTCGCGTTCTACGTCGTGCAGAAGCCGCGCGGTCACCGCGTGCTCCGCTACCTGCTCTTCATCCCGGCCCTCATCTCCGCCCCGGCGACGGCGATGGTCTTCTACGCCATGCTCAACCCCGACGGCCTGATCAACGGCATCCTCGCTCCCCTGGGCCTGGGAGGGAACGCCTGGCTGGCCGACCCGAGCACGGCGCTCGGCGCGATCATCGCCGTCGAGCTCTGGAGCGGCATCGGCTACTCGGCGGTGCTGATCGCCGCGCGCCTCGACGGCGTCGACACCGAGATCGTGCAGGCCGCCCGTGTCGACGGCGCCGGAGACTGGCGGGTGGCGTGGCGCATGTACTGGCCGATCGCCCAGGACTTCATCGGCGTCGTGACGATGCTGCAGTTCCTGTCGCTGCTGTTCAACTCGGCCCAGACCGTGCTGCTGCTCACCCAGGGCGGCCCCGGTACCTCGACCATGACGCTGTCGTACCTCATCTACAGCAAGGCGTTCGTCGAGACGAACCTCGGCTACAGCCAGGCCGTCGGCGTCATCCTGTTCATCCTCGGACTGCTCGGCATGTGGCTGATCCGCCGCACGCTGCGCGCGACCCACTGA
- a CDS encoding carbohydrate ABC transporter permease: MASRTVLPLRDRVGSITSGTLAWLYAAILIIPFYYFIASSFKTNEEIFESPLALPTSWDFSNFTTALRQADLGLAVANSALTTVAALILTLLLALPAAFALARATGRIGRIIETVFSLGFLIPSFAALFPTFLLAASLGLFHTRTFVVLLLPATALPLSIVILTAFMRTIPRELEEAASMDGATTLQVLRQVYLPICIPGIATVLLLNFLSFWNAYLYPLILIGPDTAQRTIQVALPTLKVDAGTDYGVLMAGTLLTLLPVYLVYTVLQKQMQKALVSGAIKG; the protein is encoded by the coding sequence ATGGCATCACGCACCGTCCTCCCCCTCCGCGACCGGGTCGGATCGATCACGAGCGGCACGCTGGCCTGGCTGTACGCGGCCATCCTGATCATCCCCTTCTACTACTTCATCGCGTCGTCGTTCAAGACGAACGAGGAGATCTTCGAGTCGCCCCTCGCGCTCCCCACGAGCTGGGACTTCTCGAACTTCACCACGGCGCTGCGCCAGGCCGATCTGGGCCTCGCGGTCGCCAACTCCGCCCTCACGACCGTGGCCGCGCTGATCCTGACGCTGCTCCTCGCGCTCCCCGCCGCGTTCGCGCTGGCCCGTGCCACCGGCAGGATCGGCCGCATCATCGAGACCGTCTTCAGCCTGGGCTTCCTGATCCCCTCGTTCGCCGCGCTGTTCCCGACCTTCCTGCTGGCGGCATCGCTCGGCCTGTTCCACACGCGCACCTTCGTGGTGCTGCTGCTCCCGGCGACCGCCCTGCCGCTGTCGATCGTCATCCTCACCGCCTTCATGCGCACCATCCCGCGCGAGCTCGAAGAGGCGGCGTCGATGGACGGCGCGACGACGCTGCAGGTGCTCCGCCAGGTCTACCTGCCGATCTGCATCCCCGGTATCGCGACCGTGCTGCTGCTGAACTTCCTCTCGTTCTGGAACGCGTACCTGTACCCGCTCATCCTCATCGGGCCCGACACCGCCCAGCGCACGATCCAGGTGGCGCTGCCGACCCTCAAGGTCGACGCGGGAACCGACTACGGTGTGCTGATGGCCGGAACCCTCCTGACCCTGCTCCCCGTCTACCTCGTCTACACCGTGCTGCAGAAGCAGATGCAGAAGGCGCTGGTCTCCGGGGCGATCAAGGGATGA